The Molothrus ater isolate BHLD 08-10-18 breed brown headed cowbird chromosome 6, BPBGC_Mater_1.1, whole genome shotgun sequence genome segment GAGTAAGAAGTGAAGGTGAGTTTGTGTGCCTCTTACCTTGATTCTGTTGTTTTTTGGACCAGACTGGAGAGAAGAGCCATTACACTGAGCTCGTGCTCTTTGGGACTGACAGGACCCCTTCGGCAGGGGGCAGCCACTTCCATTGGGAATCTTTCCAGACGGTGCTTTGGAATCACAGTCCTTAATTAGGGGAAACAAACTtgtcactgattttttttcagtgatgaaTGAGCATGAATCAGGATCAGAAATCCAGCCTTCACCCTTAATCCTTTTGTTCTTACAATGTGACTCAGCAGGTTTGACACCCCAGTTTAATAACAACTGCCAGAAATGAGACAGATTCAGAGACCATTGTGACATCTGCCCTGAAAGACAACAAGAGCTAACACCTCTCAATCCTCAAGAGAAATAGAAAGGGGAGGAATTGGAGTCACAGTCCCTTGGCATGAGTCAAGTTCCACTAGAAAGATAAGGGACTGAGCCTGCGCCTCCTGatagcagctgctgcccagagaaatACAACTCCACCTgggcaggagatggggaaaACAGTCTTGCTCTCCCCAGTGCATCAGAACAACTAAGTCTACAGAATTATTCTATAGCTGGGATCATCACCTtccaaacaacaaaatatttatctatGATTTCAGCCTCTCTCTGAATGAGAAGATGAAGTTCCTTTCGGGCATTGAAGACTCACATTGAGTCAAAGTTTACACCTAATTGCTCTTATGTAGTGCCTGACCTACAGGTTCACCTCTCAAAAGTCATGGCACAGCAAGGACTGAACAGTCTAAAGGAGCTGCAACTAGGAGTTGTGCAGATCGCTGAAGACTAGGTGTTCTCCTCTGTCCTGGAATTATCCTCTGCTACCTCATCTACATCTCCCCTTTGCAGCTGGGTGACTCCTTTGAATTTAGGATTACCTGTCCAGTCACAAATTCCTTCTACCACAAAAAGTCACCCAAACAAACACCTGGTCCAGGACATAACCAAGAAGAAACATCTTCAAGAAGGCTGGCCTTTGTCCTGACTGAGGACCCAGAAAGAGAATGAGTCACGATGGGTCCGTGGAACATGCATCAGCAAACTGTCACCCCTCAAAGCTTACTTGAGCAAAAGTCTGGTTTGCAGAGTGCTACAGCTCCCAGCCCCCACAGAACAGGAGCTCTCTTTTACACTTACCAcataaagaacaaaaccaaaccagaagtGAGAAATCTCAgttaaaaccacaaaacaaaagccTGAAGATGAAATCTACTCCTACGGACCAGTGGCAAAGAAGTGGCAAAAAACTCCCAAAGGGCAATGACAAGGTACTCACAGCTACAGGATAATTTCCTGACACTGTCAGATAGGACAGATGAAGTATTTAGTACAGAGCTTCAAATATAAGAGTACTCCCCTGCCTCAGGCTGCTAACTTACCACACCAGGATActcctcctctttctctaaGAAGATCTTCTCTAGCACCAGGAAGGTCAGGAAACCAATGATCACCCAGAGACCCAGaagcttctgctgctgaaagctcTGCCCTTCTCCTGAAGGTCAAAAGAGAAATCTTCATGTCTCAAATACATAGCTTTTCACACATTtccaagacaaaaaaataaatgacagtGGAAAAACTCCCTGCAATGTAGGAGGAGTAAACACATCTCAAAACAGATTAGTTTAACTTCCCCATTCTTGATCTAACAGATCTCATCATCTCGAGACCCTCAGAGTGAGAGCTACCATCCCTTTTTCCACATCAGCTCAACCCAGAATATTTCCTGACAACACTGGGAATTTCCCTGAGCTCCAGAGGCAAGTGAATATTACATCAACAAAAATCCAGCAGCTGTACCTACTGAGAAGCAAGCCCTGACATGAATTCTGCCATTAGAGGAGTTAGAAACTCACCTTCCCCCTTCTGCCACACCTCAGCAAGTTATTAAGCCCAAAGCTACAAACTTTCTTTTCAATTACAGTCATGCTTGTGAGATAATAATCCATTCAGTCTCACTGCCAGAATTGGAAACTGCACTGCAATGGAAGAACAGAACGACTCTGTACCAGGACTTACATGGGTCAAGGAAACCTTTACACTTCAGGACAGTCTGGCAGAAGCAAACAAGCTTGAGCAGGAAGACAGAGTAATTTGGGAACCACTGTAGAAAGGGTGAAAAAAAGTACGGGAGGTTTTGCTGACAGTGCTATTGCTGTGATGAAGAAGAGCACTAAAGGCCTGGCAGATTTGAAACCCCAGGACACAGGTGCAAGAAAGTCTGGGAAACCCAGGGCATCATCTTCCCTCTCTCACATTTTCAGTAGGAAAATGACTTCTTGATTTCTCAACAGGTGGGATGCAGCAGCACTTGCCTTCTATGATATCAATTTGCTGAAGCAGACAGATACAAACATTATAGGTTTCAGCAACCCTGGCTATTTGAGGGATGAAGGAGCTACACTGATCCCAAAAGGTCTATACCAACTCAGTGTTTAGTTTGCTGGCAAACACAAGTTTCTGTCAcctccattttcttcttctccccctgccccaccctCCAATCTTAATGGTGGCTCTATAGACAATGTTCCATGATTTCTCATGGAGCAAAGACTGCAACACATGAGCTCCCATAAATCAAAGCATCCAACAGAGGGACGGGCCCCAGTTAGTGCCAAGAAAGAGGTTCTAGGAGTAACACTGTTTTAGGGACAGATTTGTAAAAAAGGTGCACCTGATCCCCAACTAAGATGGTGAACATGTTCATGTACCAGATCACATACACAACCATAACCTCCCATCAGCTTAAAGAAGCATTCCCTTTCCTTACAGAAGGAACAAAGGAAAATCAACAGAGATTTACAGGAGTCCAAGACATGATAGGAAAAGTCAATAAACAAGAAAACCATTCCAAGGTACTAAACATAAAGAAACCATGGCAAATTGAGGAAGCCTCTAATTTCAAAGTCTTTGGAGGATTGCTGAATACAAAGATGAAGTATTACACGTATGGTTTTTTATTCTCACATAATTCCCTAGGCATTTGCTTTTATATATTACTTGAAAAAGGAAACCAGCCTAGACCAGTTTTTGGGCTGACCCAGACTGGCTGGTCTTGGGCTTTCAAGGCAGAACAGACTCaaaacaggcacagcacaagCTGCTTCCAGGCACATAAGGCTCTCATACCTGTTGTTGCACTGCATGTGTAGGCCCAGGCTTCAGGAAGCAGGTGGAGAAACACATTTCCCAGCAGTCCACCAATTGCAAAACTCAACAACTGCTTCAAACGCTGTGACCcacctaaaaaaagaaaaagaagaaacaagaagaaaaaaactgatCACTACTCAGCTAGGAACCAAGACATCTCCAGCTGAGATTTTGCATGAAGAAACCAAAACTGGAAGCATCTGCAAAGCAAGCTTTCGAAAGAGAGAGAACAAACCAAATGGAGTGCAAGAAAAAGCCCTGACAGCACTTGGTTGGGACAGTAGTGTGTGGGTACTGAACCAAGCAGGGTGGAAAACAGTACTCTTTGTACAAGCTCCATCCACGGCTTACATTTGTCAAAGGACTCCCTTTCAAATTCATTAAAGGTTCATTAAATTCATTAAAGTACCAAAACCagtctttttattttagagaaCAACATTTCTGTGACAAGGTCCTGttcagcactgtgctgctgtcacatcCCAGGACATTTGGCTTCAGAAAGGCCAATGCAGCTGGCAGATTCACCTTCGGAGCACAGCGCAGCTCCCGTCTCAAGGGGGATCACCAGCAAGGGGAAGACCCCACTCAGCCCCACCATGAAGGAACCGATGAGGGAACAGATCCAAGCATCCAGCCGCTCGCTGCTGAACAGGTGTCCCCAAGAGTCTGCCTCCTTGTCACACACAGAACCAGAACTGGCAGCAACATGACTCCTCGGGAGCTGCTGAGCTTCACAGGCCGCGATCAGCAACAAGGAGAGCGTCCCATCAAGCAggagtttttgttttgtcattgCTAAGTGGTCTCAGCCGGGCTGGCCAATCTCTGAAAAGATAAGAGGAAAGAAGACGTGAAAACACGTTCAACCCTCTGTTCCACCATCCCAGAGGAAAAGCCTTGGCCATACCACACCCTCCCTTCAGTGTCTTAGCACAGGTATGAATACCCATGAGGAACACCTGAAACTCTTCTTGATTTCAACACAGCACTAAAGGGCAGAGAGGCTGTTTATCAATGGGGCACGAAACTGAGACATCTGGGGAAAGCATCAGGCTTTCACTATTTCCCTTCAGATGGGCTGGACAAGGACTACAAGTACCCTTGTTCTTGCCCTTCAGTATCCCAAGGCTTCAGCAAAAGGTATTGACCAGAGATGCTACCAGGTAAGTCTTCTCTTTGGTATGGAACAGCACCCCTGTAACAAATTAGGATGCAAGACAGGCAACATAACAGAGGTCTGTAAACTCATGAGTGGTGAAAAGATGGGGAACAGGGTAGATTATTCACCATCTCATCAGACACAAGTGCTGACATCCATCCACATGGAGCCAGTGAGGGTCagcttcaaaataaacaaatatgaCCCTTCACCAGTAGGTAACTTGTGTGATAGCACTTCTccaaaaatgatgaaaaattttACATGCACTCATCTAAAGACAGGACAAGTACTAGAAAGACAAATCTATTTATTGTTAAGGGTTAAACAGCTCACATTAGACTCAGAAATTCCCTGATATGAGAGGAGTGGGAGAATGGAAGTGTTCTTGAAAAATACCATATCTACTTCTCCTGATTTTATCCTTTTGTAGAAGGATACTGGATTAGATGGTCTCTTAGTCAAAATCAGCACAGCTGTTAGTAAGAGCTCTGCAGTCACAAGAAAACTGAAGAGGGCAtgttagaagagaaaaataattacagtcATTGACAAAGcggaaaagaaagcaaatgatGTAAAGGCTGAAGTACAAATGTTCCTTCAATCTccagaagaaaaagtgaaatgtgacaagcaaaaataatttggaaatgGGAGGAAAGGGTGGGTTAGAAAAAGACAGACCTAACAAATGTTCACAAAACAGCTCAAGAGGCAAAAACAGCATTCACCCAAAAGCATGTAAGAAACCAGTCTAATCTCTGAAGCATCAGTGACCATCTTTGAAAATTTACAGGAGTATGGGAAGGCCACAAGAAGGCTGGAGAAGCATCATGCCTCACCTACctttataaaagcaaaaaaaaaggtgggagAAGTTACACACCAGTAACTTCAATCCTCTGAAGGACTCTTGATCAAATTAAATGATCAGTTGGTAGTTACCTATAAGATAACAAATTGATAAAGATATCAAAGCATTAAGTAACAGCCAGATAGAAAGGAACCTGAAACTCTCAAGATGAAATTCAGGATGCTGGAGCCAATCTAAGGCTGTGGATGAAAAGGGCAATG includes the following:
- the SLC39A13 gene encoding zinc transporter ZIP13; translated protein: MTKQKLLLDGTLSLLLIAACEAQQLPRSHVAASSGSVCDKEADSWGHLFSSERLDAWICSLIGSFMVGLSGVFPLLVIPLETGAALCSEGGSQRLKQLLSFAIGGLLGNVFLHLLPEAWAYTCSATTGEGQSFQQQKLLGLWVIIGFLTFLVLEKIFLEKEEEYPGVDCDSKAPSGKIPNGSGCPLPKGSCQSQRARAQCNGSSLQSGPKNNRIKISGYLNLLANTIDNFTHGLAVAASFLVSRKVGFLTTMAILLHEIPHEVGDFAILLRAGFDRWSAAKMQLSTALGGILGACFAICAQSPKGAGETVAWILPFTSGGFLYIALVNVVPDLLEEKNPWNSLQQILLLCTGITVMVLLALTTE